Sequence from the Pecten maximus chromosome 8, xPecMax1.1, whole genome shotgun sequence genome:
TGTGTCTGTAACCCTAACTGACACGTCACTGTGTCTGTAACCCTAACTGACACGTCACTATATCTGTAACCCTAACTGACACGTCACTGTGTCTGTAACCCTAACTGACACGTCACTATATCTGTAACCCTAACTGACACGTCACTATATCTGTAACCCTAACTAACACGTCGCTGTGTCTGTAACCCTAACTAACACGTCGCTGTGTCTGTTACCCTAACTGACACGTCACTGTGTCTGTAACCATAACTGACACGTCACTGTGTCTGTAACCCTAACTGACACTTCACTGTGTCTGTAACCCTAACTGACACGTCACCGTGTCTGTAACACTAACTGACACGTCACTGTGTCTGCAACCCTTCCACATTCCACTTCTAGTTTACCTCGTGATTCACTCAGTAATGAATGACAATATTCATACTCTATGGAGATGTAACCATTACACTTTAAAGCAGGGTGTTCAGTAGATTTGAGAGTAACTGGCACAATAGAAATAGTAGGTGGCACCATGTGTGCCGAAGGCACGCAGCCAACAGCGACGCCGAAGGCGTCGCGGGGGGAGAGTATGAGAGGGGGCGTGGCCCTCTGTCATAACGGGGAGCTGGGGGGTCTCCCCCaggaaaattttaaatcaaagagGCCAGATATGGGTTTTCCCACTATATAACAGTAGTTTTGGGAAATAATTTGGCaataaaaaaatgcaatttttacctttttgcatgtacattttgtatatatatatgtattgtaaaacttCTGAGTGTATCAactggtgtttttgttttatttagaaGTTTTTGTGAAGAATTAATGATGTCTGTACAGTCATGTCTTGTGTCATTTTTAATAGAGTTGTGTTAGTGTgtggaaaataaaacaaaatgtaacatgatgtaggaacaaatcttaattttctgtttttaatgtACAAAGAAAGGATTGTCACTCaaattcagattcagattcacCACTAAATTAATCAGAGCCATCGCTTTCACTGTCGTCTTGAAGACCGAATTTTGCAGCTGCTGCATTAACCAGTTCATGCACAGTAGGCGGAGATTCCTGGAGAGCACATACAGCATCTGTAATGTCCTCAGGTACCAAGCTGTGCATGTCTGCTTGTACAGGAATGAAGGTCTTTTCAAGTTGGGCGGTGTGGGGTGGTTTGGGGAtcttctttctttgttttgcAGAAAGCCAAGTGTGGACACTAGAGGCAATTAGTGCTTTGCACTCTGGTGACCCTACTTTGGGACCACTGAGGGCGATTTGCATCAATGAATTCAACATGTCCCCCTTCATGGTACTTCGAAGAcgtgtttttatcaattttagtCTGGATGCTCCCCTCTCTGGCCATGCATTGGAGACTGGAATAACCATCAACGCTTCTATCACCTTGCACATGAGCGGAAAGTGTGCAATGAAAGCATACCTTTGACTGCACAGCCTCTGCAATGCACATTCAGTTGGTGAAATGTTCCCAGCCTTTACATTTTCTGGTAGAAGCCAATCCTTCATCGCATACTTGAGAGCACTGAATTCAGCATGCAACTGTGCTTGGTTTTCCATACTCTCTGGAAAAAAGTGTGATGCTAAAAGGCTGATATGTGTGTTACCATAGCTTTGGAACTCCGGATGATTTTTGGGTGGTATAGCAGTACAATCACACACTTGCATGGCATTGAGAATTGGGGATGCGTTTTTGAACCTGTTGTTGTTTTCGATTAAAGATTTTATGTAATCTTGTAATAATTTTTGCAAGTACTGTACATCATTCTCTGAACACCTGATTTCAGTGGTTGATAAGATACCATCCTTGGTGTCCTCCAGCAGCTTTTTCACGGGTGCGTTGATAGCATTCTCTTTTGCAAGTTCCAGAAGCTGATCCTTTGTGTGACTGATACAAGGTTCAATGGTGCTGAAGTTGATTGTGCCCTGCTGGAAAGCTTTGCTCAGCTTACTGAGAATAGGCAAGACAGCATGAAGGATATACAGTGTGCCAATCTTCTTTGCCTGAGAAAATTTCTTCAATAGACCGTAACAGGCAGGATCACCCTTCAGTTGACGCAGAGTCTGCAAGATGGCAGGCAAGTCGAAGCATACTGTATCAATTGCCTTGTCAAAGGACAACCATCTGGTAGCACATGCCTTCTTCAACCTCCTGGAGATCTTATTACTTATTCTGGCTTCCAGGTACACTGCCTTCATCTCTTGCTGGATCTTTAGGTAAACAGACAACTTCTTTGGGGAATTATCAAAAACCTTCCACAACTGCGTCACCTCAACTTCTGCATCTTTGATTTTCTTAAGGTCCTTGTTGGTGTCTGTACATGCCAATGCCAATTTATGGCAGATGCAGTGGACAGATATCATCATTGGTACATCCTTCTTTATAATTGCCGCCAGTCCATTGTTTTTCCCAGTTATTACACTGGCTCCGTCAGTGGCCAAACCTCTCATGTTATCCAGTGGTATACCTGCCGACTGAAGGTTTCCCttaatgacatcatacataGCTTCTGCATTTGCGGAATCTGCCTTTTCTAAGACATtggaagaaaacaaaatttgcATTCTACATTGTTAGTGTTTCTGTCAATGTACTGGTGAACCCAACCATTTGCTCCTCGTTACTGATGTCAGCAACATCATCAACCAGAAGTCCATATGGTTGATTTGTAATTTGTGTGGTGATCTCATCACGGATTCCATTTCCAAGGGTATTAAACATCTCCCTTATGGAAGTTGCTGAGCGGTAAGTAAAGTACTTCATTTCTGTCACACCAAGCAACTGTATCTGTGACAGAAGACTGGGGAGTTTTCTGTTTGCTATAGCCTCCTTCGCTAGCCAGTATATTGAGTAAAACGCCTTTTCCAAGACATCATTTTTAACAAGTTCTCTTTTATCAATTGTTGTTGAAAAATTGATACTCTGTTTAGCATTTCATTCTTAATAGTAACTTTGTGCTTGGATGAGGCAGCATGATCATTCAAAGTGCTGAGCTTGAACCGAGTAGATGGCTTGGCAGAAAATGTCTCCCTTTTGTTCTGGTTTGCCTTGCTGTGGTGTTTCCTACACAAAAGACAGTAAATGCCCTCACCCTCAACATACAATGCCCACCACATCCCGGTTTCTTcagaaaaagatatatttttccTTAACAACCAGTCATGTTGAAACCtgtctttttttcttctgaCCCGACTTCTCCATATCAATCCTACCCAATTCCTTAACAGAGAGTGAACCGCAGCCATTTTTTCTACAGGAATGGTAATTATGGATATGTTTATCTGGAAACATCTTGTGAATAAGATTCAATGTTTCTCTTTCTGTCATGAATGTAGAAGTAGATGATTCTTCGACAAGGACAGGTGATGGGTTTACTGAATTGCATCCTGCAGGTGTATCCAGTGATGATGGCGAGACAGGTGCAGGCTGTACACTTGGGGGTGTCTGATCTTTTTCAGGATGTTCATCTgcattaaacaaaaaatgatttttatgaTGGTGTTTCATGTTGTGTTTTAAAGTAGATATGTGCACGATTTGATTCGGTATCATTATGGGTCCGTGTAGCTTATTGATGAAATTAACCTTAGTGTGTAGGAATTTACCCTAACCATGTTAATCAATAATTACAGTAAGTACAGTATATTCAGACAGTGAAATAATATTCTGATTTAAGCGGACAATAAAGTTCAATAGCTCGTGATTCATATTCAAGCAGCATTTCATGGCCAGAACATTTACTTGCTAAGCACTTCaattcttttatattttttacatcTCACTTTATTAATAATGTGTAATTTGCTTAGTTCTCACAAGTTCATTTATCAAACATTAGCATTTATCATCTACATTTAACATTTCAAGGGTGGGAGGTAAATCTGGAATAAGGAGAACTTGGGACAAACTTCACTTATCCTACATGAAGTTCCACATTTTTTCTAAATCACTcataattgtaaataaaaaaacaaaacaaaacaaaaattacctTGAATTTTCCTTGAAGGTCAAAGTTCCAAAACACGTACACTGAAAATGAACAActtaaaaaacacaaattaaagaaaaatgatatataaaacacgAAATACATTATTAAAGGCTGTGATTTTACTTCTTTATTGTGTGCGTAATAATTTTCATTCATTACGCCGATTCTGTGTCAGTAAGTTACGTAGTGTGACCCAACTACATGTCAATCACGTCAGACGTTGGTAATCATCTCTCTTCAGAGGATCGCACTCCATAGTTAATCATACGGTTATATTGTACCGTTGTGCGACGATGAACAGTTCAAATGCATCTAAATAACATAcccttttgtttttttccttgaGACTTCAAAAAAGTCGTGTAGCCGTTTCATGGTGAACCGGAAGCATGTGCTTGTAACTCGTGGTCAGTCAGACGTTTTTATCGCAGCGCGAAAAAAACATCACACACAATACCTAGATTAACATTGATCGGTGTCGTGAAGAAGCTTGTTGTTTTCTTCCGACGGTGTTTTGACAGCATGGACAAGTGAACAATGAGTCATcattgaatattatataaataaggttttgttttatttgtttcccGAACTCCCCAAAGTCAGAATACGTTTcacaacattttaatatgtaagtAGACATCTGAAAGTAGCCGGCGCCGGGAGCAAAGTAGCCGGTGAAATGCGCCGGTCGCCGGCTTATTTTGAACACCGTGTTAAAGAAATGACGAAAACGTGTCATCAAACAAGCTGAATCAAGCTTTTAACGACACTAAGACTGTGATTATGTGATTCAAGGCTCTACCATTTACCCACAATCTCTTTCGCCACGTTTTGCGTGTAAAAGTATCACCCTTCGATACAAAAGATGCCAATTCGTCGCTTAGTATCTATAAGTACCGCGGTCAGAGAGCTAAACTCTGTCTTCCTTATAGAGAGTATTGTGATAAGTAACGTGATTTACGCGTCCGATATCCTAACACTACTGTCTTACTAATCCAGTTATCAAAGTACATTTAGTAATGTTGTACCGTGGCAATGTCAAACTAAATTTCTTCGATAAACATAATGATGGCTCTTTTCGATTGGTGAACCACAACTTTGAAAATAGTCGGCTGAATAGCTGTATGGAAACCCCGGAGGTGTGTTACAATTGCAGTTTGGggtattataattattatataacataatatataatgtataatataagtGATAAAAGCTTAAGTGTATCGAGAGATATCTGACACATCACAACATATAATGAAAGAGTGTCCGATAATGGGAAACCAAACAGGTGCCGcataacagctaaggtcatccGGGAAAAGGTCATGTATCGTAATGAATATCCGGAATATACCGATTTATGATTTAGAATGTACGTATTTCCGTACCATATGCTCCTGTTGGTTCGTTGTTTAGATGTTTCGTTCTCGGGATATTCTAACTATATTTGAGTGTCGAAACAAAAAAGTTAAATTAACTAGATACCTTTGTGTTTTGTTAAGAGATCCGGATGGTGACACCATTTCGTTCGTCTGAATGAATGAACATTTTACCGTGACAGCCATTATAATGACATATCGTTGAataacactacatacaatatccatttgatatcaaatcaaaatcaacaaaaaaaaaaaaaaaaaaatcagactCACACTTCCCCTCACCAATGTATTCATAAATTTGTCcagggcctcacatagatatactccaCCTCCcccatcaataaaataaatctgtccagggtcTCACAAAGATATACCCCACCTCCCTCATCAATACAATCAATCTGTCCAGGGTCTCACATATATATACCGCACCTCCCtcatcaatataataaatctgtccagggtctcacatatatataccccacctccctcataaataaaataaatctgtccagggtctcacatatatataccccacctccctcatcaatacaataaatctgtccagggcctcacatatatataccccacctccctcatcaatataataaatctgtccagggcctcacatagatatacccccacctccctcaccaatacaataaatctgtccagggcctcacatagatataccccacctccctcaccaatacaataaatctgtccagggcctcacatagatatacctcacctccctcatcaataaaataaatctgtccagggcctcacatagatataccccacctccctcataaataaaataaatctgtccaagatatcacatagatatactatatataggaCAGGGCTTTTTTTATGTTCTTTTATGCAGCAACTGAACCCCTTAACCGACAATATCGTGAAGGACAACTGAAACCTTCAACCGACAATATTGTGAAGGACAACTGAAACCCTCAGACGACAATATCGTGAAGGACAACTGAAAACCTTAACCGACAATATCATGAAGGACAACTGAATCCCTCAGGCGACAATATCGTGAAGGACAACTGAAACCCTCATACGACAATATCGTGAAGGACAACTGAAACCCTCAGGCGACAATATCGAGGACAACTGAAACCCTTAACCGACAATATCGTGAAGGACAACTGAAACCCTTAACCGACAATATCGTGAAGGACAACTGAAACCCTCATACGACAATATCGTGAAGGACAACTGAAACCCTCAGGCGACAATATCGAGGACAACTGAAACCCTTAACCGACAATATCATGAAGGACAACTGAAACCCTTAACCGACAGTATCATGAAGGACAACTGAAACCCTTAACCCACAATATCATGAAGGCCAACTGAATCCCTCAGGCGACAATATCTTGAAGGACTATTTagacgccccccccccccccccccccccccccccttataaTAGTTGGCAACCCCAATCACGTCATCACTAGGGAATACTGTTACTCTGTACAACTGATACTGACGGTGACAGATCTCTTTCCCAAGAAAAACTAGAGCATCAATGATGCCTCAGTTTATACTATGATAGACTCACCATGCATTTGTATTCTCAGAAGAAACAAGAGGAACGTATGGCGGATAAAGAAGGTGCTTACTTAGTAACGTAACACTACCAAGACTACACCACCTGTAAGACAAGTTCGTGCCACGCGTGCCACATCGAGCGGGTATGTAATGAACAGGGCTGACAATTAATGACGTCTGACTAATTACCACAATCCAATTAACGTATTACTGTTGTGACGACGTCAATGAAGACAGCCTGATGATGGTACTTAGATCAATTGCATTTGTTATAAACTTTTCTTACGCATTGATGTGTTTATTATGTTTTCAGTTACAATTTTGTAGAGTTTCATATGAGTTAAGATCAATATTAAAGTTATATATTCcattatatctgatatattaCACGTTTATTTTTGTTAGGAATTATATATCATCTTTATCACATTAAGAAGGAAGGTTTGCCAAACGGAACTGTTTCAACTTTTCCATTTCTGTCTCCTCggtggacatctcaacacataTTCTCCGTTTAGTAAATTTTGTCAGGTGGCTCTAGACATGACGTTTCTCTCTGTTTCACAATTGTATCCCAGCGTTTTATTCCATACAAAGCGGGGATATGGTTATACTGTTTGTGCACACATGCTACAGATCACCTGAACTTTAACCTTTTGGAGCATTTTGAGATTATAAaaattgttatatcattattgCACTTACTTATTTTTGGCGGAGCACGTTctgtaatatatcaaattatttttgctGAGCTAATATTTCCATATTTACATGGCTTATATGAGTTAATGAATTGCGATATTCTTTCTTCCTTTGACATGTATCGATATTTACCCGTGCATGCAACAGTGTCGCCGATATTCTTTGAGATTTACATgttcacttcgctccgcctgAATTTTTCCgatgaagattttgggtcgcgtgcaTCTGTTCTGACAGGCTTTTGCTGGCGTGGTGAACACATTCATTGTAAAGATCGAGTTTAATACGGCGTCAGTACTTTGGAAATAAAAGTGGAACATCTTATTAGTGTGCTTATAAAAATACGAGTATAATgtagacagtttagaaaacacctgacctgacagaacactgacacttcAGTATAATGTAGACAGTTTGGAAAACACGTGacctgacagaacactgacacttcAGTATAATGTAGACAGTTTGGAAAACACGTGacctgacagaacactgacacttcAGTATATTgtagacagtttagaaaacacgtgacctgacagaacactgacactcaAGTATAATatagacagtttagaaaacacgtgacctgacagaacactgacactccaGTATAATGTAGACAGCTTAGCAAACACGTGACCtaacagaacactgacacttcAGTATAATGTAGACAGTTTAGTAAACACGTGACCTGACAGAACACTCACACCTGATAGGTACTTTCAACATAAGATCTGACCAttacctgtttacctgtaacagAAACCTTTAATACAAGATCTGACCATTtcctgtttacctgtaacagACAACTTTAATACAAGATCTGACCAttacctgtttacctgtaacagACACCTTTAATACAAGATCTGACCATTtcctgtttacctgtaacaAACACCATCAATACAAGATCTGACCACTtcctgtttacctgtaacagACACCTTCAATACAAGATCTGACCACTtcctgtttacctgtaacagACACCTTCAATACAAGATCTGACCACTACCTATTTACCTGTAACAGACACCTTCAATACAAGATCTGACCACTtcctgtttacctgtaacagACACCTTCAATACAAGATCTGACCACTACCTGTTTACATGTAACAGACACACATAATACAAGATCTGACCActacctgtttacctgtaacagACACCTTCAATACAAGATCTGACCActacctgtttacctgtaacagACACCTTCAATACAAGATCTGACCACTtcctgtttacctgtaacagACACCTTCAATACAAGATCTGACAACTTCCTGTTTACCTATAACAGACACCTTCAATACAAGATCTGACCACTtcctgtttacctgtaacagACACCTTCAATACAAGATCTGACCACTTCCTGTTTACCTATAACAGACACCTTCAATACAAGATCTGACCACGTCCTGTTTACGTGTAACAGACACCTTTAAtacaagaaaatatatatatggatatgtTTAAAGCTTCTGAAGACGAGAAATAATCAGTTTTAACAAATCATAATTAATTAGTGTTACTTGCGTATTTTTTAAGtcattatttacatataaaagCGACCGGAAGATCGATAACATTACTACACATTTTCTTGAAGGGAATATCTtattttgatcttgatcaaatctaagTTTGCCAGATATCGGAATTCGTTAGGTGAACATTCTCTTCACGTTAGATACGAAATCAGAAATcagctgggttttttttgttttgtttttgtttttttgaaaattcCGTTTTAATAAACCAAATATCTACAATGCTACGTTGTAGTAGGTAAGATTTGCAGTCTTGACAAACCCCGTGTCTCGGCGTCCGTTATCTTTATTTACAGTTCCGTTGCCATATTTAAGGATCCGACCGTGAAATCTACAATCCGCGTTATCGCGTTTTACATATCCATCATCCGATACGTACGGTTTAATATCCATTGATTTACCAGAAGTTTCGACAATGGGATGACGATGTTCTGCTTTGAACGTTGTATAAAATCTACCACAAGGACGAAATGTACACTGTGAATATCGACTTAATTATAAGGAAGTGAATGATTATACAAGAAAAGATTAAAGTAAAAGAGAGGAAGATGTTACTGGATAACCGGAAGATACTTTCAACAAGGTCATGTCTCGTCTGAAACTAAGCAGAAGGATGATGTCGGTGTTTGATGTACGATCCATGATTTCCTATAATAAACCATCAACTATAGTGCATGCTTATAGCGTTGTTCCTGTCGCTTTCAGTTTTACGAGTAACTTCTAATGGGAACACAGCTTCCACACTTTCATCTACTAAGTATGTTTAACTGAACTAATTGTTCGCGCGatttaataattataaataattatgtttaGTTAGCCGGTCGAACGATTATACAAAGATTAATGTGGACACGGAAATTTATCTTCTATGGTTTATTCATCATGTCTTTCAACTTATTTAAAAGATGTCGATGGAAATTTCGTAGCAATGTACCCTAACCCCAACCAATCAACCCTAACCAGTAAACTCTTACCCATTAACCCTAACCCATGAACCCTAACCAACAAACCCTAACCAATGAACCCTAACCAGTAAACCCTAACCAGTAAACCCTAACCAGTtaaccctaaccaataaaccctaaccaataaaccttaaccaataaaccctaaccagttaaccctaaccagtaaaccctaaccagtaaaccctaaccaataaaccctaaccaataaaccctaaccagtaaaccctaaccagttaaccctaaccaataaaccctaaccaataaaccctaaccagttaaccctaaccaataaaccctaaccaataaaccctaaccaataaaccctaaccagtaAACCCTAACCAACAAACCCTAACCAGTTAACCCTAACCcataaaccctaaccaataaaccctaaccagttaaccctaaccaataaaccctaacaAGTTAACCCTAAacaataaaccctaaccagtaaaccctaaccagtaaaccctaaccaataaaccctaacaattaaccctaaccaataaaccctaaccagttaaccctaaccaataaaccctaaccaataaaccctaaccaataaaccctaaccagtaaaccctaaccaataaaccctaaccaataaaccctaaccaataaaccctaaccagtaaaccctaaccagtaaaccctaaccaataaaccctaaccagtaaaccctaaccagtaaaccctaaccaataaaccctaaccaataaaccctaaccaataaaccttaaccaataaaccctaatCAATAAACCttaaccaataaaccctaaccaataaaccctaaccagttaaccctaaccaataaaccctaaccaataaaccctaaccaataaaccctaaccagtaaaccctaaccaataaaccctaaccagtaaaccctaaccaataaaccctaaccaataaaccctaaccaataaaccttaaccagtaaaccctaaccaataaaccctaaccaataaaccctaaccagttaaccctaaccaataaaccctaaccaataaaccctaaccagtaaaccctaaccagtaaaccctaaccaataGACTCTAACCagtaaaccctaaccaataaaccctaaccaataaaccctaaccagtaaaccctaaccaataGACTCTAACCAGTTAACCCTAACCagtaaaccctaaccaataaaccctaaccaatagACTCTAACCagtaaaccctaaccaataaaccctaaccagtaAACCTTAACCagtaaaccctaaccaataGACTCTAACCAGTAAACCCTAACCAGTAAACCCTAACACATATAAACCCTAACCAATcaaccctaaccaataaaccctaacacatataaaccctaaccaatcaaccctaaccaataaaccctaaccaataaaccctaaccagtaaaccctaaccagtaaaccctaaccaataaaccctaaccaataaaccctaaccaataaaccctaaccagttaaccctaaccaataaaccctaaccagtaaaccctaaccaataaaccctaaccaataaaccctaaccagtaaaccctaaccaataaaccctaaccagttaaccctaaccagtaaaccctaaccagtaaaccctaaccaataaaccctaaccaataaaccctaaccagtaAACCCTAACCATTAAAAactaaccaata
This genomic interval carries:
- the LOC117332869 gene encoding zinc finger protein 862-like; this encodes MQILFSSNVLEKADSANAEAMYDVIKGNLQSAGIPLDNMRGLATDGASVITGKNNGLAAIIKKDVPMMISVHCICHKLALACTDTNKDLKKIKDAEVEVTQLWKVFDNSPKKLSVYLKIQQEMKAVYLEARISNKISRRLKKACATRWLSFDKAIDTVCFDLPAILQTLRQLKGDPACYGLLKKFSQAKKIGTLYILHAVLPILSKLSKAFQQGTINFSTIEPCISHTKDQLLELAKENAINAPVKKLLEDTKDGILSTTEIRCSENDVQYLQKLLQDYIKSLIENNNRFKNASPILNAMQVCDCTAIPPKNHPEFQSYGNTHISLLASHFFPESMENQAQLHAEFSALKYAMKDWLLPENVKAGNISPTECALQRLCSQRYAFIAHFPLMCKVIEALMVIPVSNAWPERGASRLKLIKTRLRSTMKGDMLNSLMQIALSGPKVGSPECKALIASSVHTWLSAKQRKKIPKPPHTAQLEKTFIPVQADMHSLVPEDITDAVCALQESPPTVHELVNAAAAKFGLQDDSESDGSD